One Cucurbita pepo subsp. pepo cultivar mu-cu-16 chromosome LG07, ASM280686v2, whole genome shotgun sequence genomic region harbors:
- the LOC111798255 gene encoding plant intracellular Ras-group-related LRR protein 6-like, with protein MNMLLFEQQPPPTPEEVEVTMGGRRTVIGTRGGAVVAAERNRRVVVEEEERLEIVDLSGISLSSLPNPNLNLATICKLDLSNNNLQSIPESLTARLLNVVVLDVHSNQLKSLPHSIGCLTKLKTLNVSGNLITILPKTLEDCRCLEELNVNFNKLIKLPDTIGFELSNLRKLSVNSNKLVYLPHSISHLKNLRVLDARLNSLTALPDDLENLIKLEVLNVSQNFHHLQTLPYSIGLLLSLAELDISYNRITSLPDSIGCLKRLHKLCVDGNPLSSPPPFVFEQGVHAVREYLSEKMNTRNLSSHKKKSWVGKLVRYGTFNGGYGYFRTNEPREDREAFMYSQYRSIDGLTSPRYIGTFTPRRFFWTRGYWTR; from the exons ATGAACATGTTGTTGTTTGAGCAGCAGCCACCGCCGACGCCGGAGGAGGTGGAGGTGACGATGGGCGGGAGGAGGACGGTGATCGGGACGAGGGGCGGGGCAGTCGTGGCGGCGGAGAGAAATAGGagggtggtggtggaggaggaagagaggCTTGAGATTGTGGATTTGAGTGGCATTTCATTGAGTTCTTTGCCAAATCCTAATCTCAATTTGGCTACCATTTGCAAGTTAGATCTCTCTAATAATAATCTTCAG AGCATCCCGGAGTCTCTAACAGCAAGACTGTTAAACGTTGTTGTATTAGACGTTCATTCAAACCAGTTGAAATCTCTCCCGCACTCCATTGGTTGTTTGACTAAACTCAAGACCTTAAACGTCTCCGGCAATCTCATCACTATCCTTCCCAAAACTCTTGAGGATTGCAG atGTTTGGAAGAACTTAATGTGAATTTCAACAAGTTGATAAAACTTCCCGACACGATAGGGTTTGAACTATCCAACCTAAGGAAGCTCTCGGTGAATTCCAACAAGCTAGTTTATCTTCCTCATTCCATCTCTCACCTTAAAAACCTTCGTGTTCTCGATGCTCGCCTAAACTCCCTCACTGCCCTCCCCGATGACCTCGAGAATCTTATCAAGCTAGAAGTCTTGAACGTTAGCCAAAACTTCCACCACCTTCAAACTTTGCCTTATTCTATTGGCCTTTTGTTATCTCTAGCTGAACTCGACATTAGCTACAATAGAATCACTTCTCTCCCTGACTCTATTGGTTGTCTCAAGAGACTTCACAAGCTTTGCGTCGATGGAAACCCCTTATCCTCCCCACCCCCGTTCGTGTTTGAACAAGGAGTACACGCCGTTAGAGAGTATTTGAGTGAGAAGATGAATACACGAAACTTAAGCTCGCACAAAAAGAAGTCATGGGTGGGCAAGTTGGTTCGATATGGTACGTTCAATGGTGGATATGGGTATTTCAGAACTAATGAGCCACGTGAGGATCGAGAAGCTTTCATGTATTCTCAATATCGCTCCATTGATGGTCTCACTTCACCAAGGTACATAGGAACGTTCACGCCACGACGCTTCTTTTGGACCCGAGGGTATTGGACTAGATGA
- the LOC111798896 gene encoding ribosomal RNA processing protein 1 homolog, whose amino-acid sequence MEVVEGDQDFTSLIKLLASSNKATRDKTLRVIIKTWLPTQTSLSDGDMKKLWKGLFYCVWHADKLPVQTELINRLASLLLHLELPLAFQYFSIFLLTMRREWAGIDALRLDKFYLLIRRFMHQFFALLKKNSWDLELCRRSVQVLEERVFFTDDKFHGNGVNYQIASVFLEELRPFLPLGKEVIDILFKPFILSMAKLSDKVMLGKIKSNLFDVLLKMGKQLLERRKCGEDINSDDDIVVYGTIPLTNLFSSTFYELGSSPDCCQSNRKVLFAMHEEYQKLEKSFISSGIEISMPDLQEQDGDEVPTLVPISSEEISMADVDVSDEITDKALKKKKKTKKVSDGSGKKKAKKAKKNTNGISDLVSNNTHMNKDDENIVVANGENSNNEQISDGNMITFDESVISNLQMQFERVAAEAEFGDNVMTPVISANGSVKKRKRAKKVDVQQTHDVVLPNQVDTEGNTAAKSGENSVKKVRFSMKNNLVWKPHNPLPPESLRLPPTVTPRGSALKKGIPPGPILEFPATTKRTKRRAVTMRAKKGVRSLPVKRLKKPKSKST is encoded by the coding sequence atggaggtgGTTGAAGGAGATCAAGATTTCACTTCATTGATTAAGCTTTTGGCGTCCTCCAACAAGGCGACTCGGGATAAAACCCTCCGTGTAATCATCAAGACATGGCTTCCCACTCAAACGAGCCTCTCCGATGGCGATATGAAGAAGCTTTGGAAGGGTTTGTTCTACTGTGTTTGGCATGCCGATAAGCTTCCTGTTCAAACCGAGCTTATTAATCGCCTTGCTTCTTTGCTCCTACATCTCGAATTGCCGCTTGCTTTTCagtacttttctatttttcttctcaccATGCGTCGTGAATGGGCTGGCATTGATGCGCTTAGGTTAGATAAGTTTTATCTTTTGATTCGTAGATTTATGCACCAGTTTTTTGctttgttgaagaagaattctTGGGATTTGGAACTGTGTCGTCGTTCAGTTCAAGTTTTGGAAGAAAGGGTGTTTTTCACTGATGATAAGTTTCATGGGAATGGTGTTAATTATCAAATTGCTTCTGTGTTTCTTGAAGAACTTAGGCCGTTTCTTCCTCTTGGGAAGGAAGTTATTGATATCCTGTTCAAGCCATTCATTTTGTCCATGGCTAAATTGTCTGATAAAGTTATGTTGGGAAAAATTAAGTCTAATCTTTTTGATGTGTTACTTAAAATGGGGAAGCAATTGCTCGAGCGTCGAAAATGTGGAGAGGATATCAACTCTGATGATGATATAGTTGTTTATGGGACAATTCCATTGACAAACCTTTTCTCCTCTACATTTTATGAATTGGGTTCTTCACCCGATTGTTGTCAATCGAATAGAAAGGTACTGTTTGCGATGCACGAAGAGTATCAGAAGTTGGAGAAAAGTTTTATCTCGTCGGGGATTGAGATTTCCATGCCAGATCTTCAAGAGCAAGATGGTGATGAAGTGCCTACTTTGGTTCCTATTTCCAGTGAAGAAATTTCCATGGCTGATGTTGATGTTAGCGATGAAATCACTGATAAGgcacttaaaaagaaaaagaagactaAAAAGGTCTCCGATGGCAGTGGCAAGAAGAAGGCTAAGAAGGCGAAGAAGAACACGAACGGTATTTCTGATCTTGTTTCTAACAATACTCATATGAATAAGGACGATGAGAATATAGTTGTTGCTAACGGTGAGAATTCTAATAATGAACAGATTAGTGATGGAAATATGATAACATTTGATGAATCTGTGATATCGAACCTTCAGATGCAATTCGAGAGGGTTGCTGCTGAAGCTGAGTTTGGAGACAATGTTATGACCCCTGTAATATCAGCCAATGGCTCagtcaagaaaagaaagagagcgAAGAAGGTCGATGTGCAGCAGACACATGATGTAGTACTTCCTAACCAAGTTGACACTGAAGGAAATACAGCTGCAAAAAGTGGAGAGAATAGTGTAAAGAAGGTAAGATTTTCCATGAAAAATAACTTGGTATGGAAACCCCATAATCCGTTGCCACCGGAAAGTTTGAGACTGCCCCCCACCGTTACTCCGAGGGGAAGTGCCCTTAAGAAAGGAATACCTCCAGGTCCTATCTTGGAATTCCCTGCCACaactaaaagaacaaaaaggagaGCTGTCACAATGAGGGCTAAGAAAGGTGTAAGAAGCTTGCCTGTCAAACGTTTGAAGAAACCGAAATCTAAGAGTACTTAG